Part of the Zhongshania aliphaticivorans genome, TTTGTACTCGCGGTCTAGATTTGTCGCCCACTAATGAGCTGCTAATTGATGAGAGCTTGATAGGTTGGAAAGAATTTGAAATGGAGGTTGTCCGGGATAAAAACGACAACTGCATTATCATTTGCGCGATAGAAAACTTTGATCCAATGGGTGTGCATACAGGTGATTCCATTACGGTTGCACCGGCACAAACCCTGACCGATAAAGAGTACCAAATCATGCGTAACGCCTCGTGTGCGGTATTGCGTGAGATTGGTGTTGAAACTGGTGGTTCAAACGTCCAGTTTGGTATGGAGCCGCATACAGGGCGCTTAGTAGTTATTGAAATGAACCCGCGGGTGAGTCGTTCCTCGGCCTTGGCGTCAAAGGCTACTGGTTTCCCCATAGCGAAAGTGGCCGCCAAGTTAGCGATCGGTTACACCTTAGATGAATTGCAAAACGATATTACCGGCGGTGCGACACCTGCGTCCTTTGAGCCGGCTATCGATTATGTCGTCACCAAAATTCCACGATTTACCTTTGAAAAGTTTGGCGAGGCTCAGACTCGACTGCATACGCAGATGAAATCTGTTGGCGAGGTAATGGCCATTGGTCGAACTTTCCAGGAGTCTCTACAAAAAGCATTGCGCGGCCTTGAAGTGGGATCTGCAGGATTTGAACATCAGCTTGATGTAGATCGCGATGATGCGCGTGACATCTTGATAGCCGAGCTAACGAACCCTGGTCCCGAGCGTATTTGGTTTGTTGCCGATGCTTTCCGCGCTGGAATGAGTGTTGAAGAGGTTTTTGAGCACTCGTGGATTGATCCTTGGTTCTTGGTGCAGATCGAAGATATTGTCAAAACCGAAAACTCGCTTAAAACCTTGGCACTGACTGATATTACCAAGGACTTAATGTGGCGTTTAAAGCGCAAAGGGTTTTCTGATCAGCGCTTGTCGGTGCTGTTGGCGGTAAGTGAAAAACAACTGCGTACCCTCAGACATAGTTTAGATATTCATCCTGTTTATAAGCGGGTGGATACTTGTGCGGCAGAGTTTTCTACATCGACCGCGTATATGTATTCGACGTATGAAGAAGAATGCGAGTCGCAGCCAACTGGTCGCGATAAAATTCTTGTTATTGGTGGCGGCCCTAACCGTATTGGCCAAGGCATAGAGTTCGATTACTGCTGTGTCCATGCGGCATTGGCAATGCGTGAAGATGGTTACGAGACCATTATGGTCAACTGTAACCCCGAGACGGTGTCGACTGATTACGACATCTCGGATCGCCTGTACTTTGAGCCCGTTACCCTAGAAGACGTGTTAGAAATTGTTGCTAAAGAGAAGCCAAAAGGGGTTATCGTTCAATTTGGTGGTCAGACACCACTGAAGTTGGCGCGAGACCTTGAAGCGGCGGGTGTGCCTATTATTGGGACATCGCCTGATGCGATTGATCGTGCTGAAGATCGTGAGCGATTCCAGCAAATGATCGAGCGTCTAGAGTTAAAGCAACCGCCAAATACTACAGTGCGTTCGGAAGAGGCTGCGTTATCGGCGGCCGCGAAAATTGGATATCCATTGGTAGTGCGTCCATCTTATGTTTTGGGCGGGCGAGCAATGGAAATTGTTTACAAAGAAGAAGAGCTGCAACGCTATATGCGTGAGGCGGTAAGGGTTTCTAATGAGTCACCGGTACTGCTGGATCACTTTTTAAACGCGGCAGTAGAAGTCGATCTTGACGCGGTGTCTGATGGCAAGCAGGTTGTCATTGGTGCGATCATGCAGCACATTGAGCAGGCGGGTGTTCACTCGGGCGATTCAGCGTGTTCACTGCCCCCATATTCATTGTCTGCAGATGTGCAAAATCGCATGCGCGAGATTGTTAAAGCAATGGCCCTGGAATTAGGCGTGGTTGGATTGATGAATGTCCAGCTGGCGGTGCAAGATGGCGAAATTTACGTTATTGAGGTTAATCCTCGCGCTTCTCGTACCGTACCGTTTGTGTCGAAATGCATTGGTGTGTCCCTGGCTAAAGTGGCTGCGCGCTGTATGGCGGGTACAAGCTTGGCAGCGCAAAACTTCACAACGGAAGTTATTCCTAAATACTTCTCAGTGAAAGAGGCTGTTTTCCCCTTTGCTAAGTTTCCTGGCGTAGATCCGATTTTGGGGCCAGAGATGAAGTCGACTGGCGAGGTTATGGGCCTAGGTGAAACGTTTGCAGAAGCGTTTGCTAAAGCTGCCGTTGGCGCGGGTGAGGTATTCCCAACCAGTGGTAAAGCGTTTATAAGTGTTCGTGATCCTGACAAAGAGGGTGTGGTTGCCGTTGCAGAGCAGCTAGTTAAGCAAGGTTTTGTCTTGTGCGCGACCCGAGGAACACACAAAGTGCTGACAGCGGCTGGCTTAGAGTGTAAGCGGGTAAATAAAGTGCTGGAAGGGCGCCCCCATATTGTCGATATGGTGAAAAATGGGGATGTGAATTTAATTATTAATACCACCGAAGGTAAGCAGGCGATTGCTGATTCGTCGCTAATTCGTCGAAGTGCTTTGGTAAATAAGGTGAGTTACACCACAACACTTGCGGGAGCGGAGGCAATTTGTCAGGCTTTGGCTTTTGGTGAAGAGAAAACAGTGCGTCGTATACAGGACGTACACGAGGGTATGATGCAATGAATCAGGTGCCAATGACGGTAGCCGGCGAACAAGCGCTGCGTGATGAATTAAAAAAATTAAAGTCTGTTGAGCGTCCACGTATTACTCAGGCAATTGCTGAAGCGCGAGCCCATGGCGATTTGAAGGAAAATGCGGAATACCATGCTGCGCGTGAGCAGCAGGGCTTTTGCGAAGGTCGTATTCAAGAAATAGAGAGCAAGCTTGCTGGTGTACGAGTTATCGATATTTCAGCGATTCCCTACACGGGTAAAGTGATTTTTGGGGTTACGGTGACCTTGATTAATTGCGAAACTGATGAAGAAGTCACTTACCGTATTGTTGGTGAGGATGAGGCGAGTGTGAAAGAGGGCAAGATTTCAGTGACTTCGCCAATAGCTCGCGCTTTAATTGGTAAGGAAGAGGGTGATGTCGCTATGGTTACAGCGCCTGGCGGGATTATCGAATATGAAATCGACAAGGTGCAACACCTCGCCGAGTAATATGGTTTTGGCCTATACCCGAAGCAGGTTGGACAGCTTTGGGTTTGGTTTCTTTGCAGGTCTGTAAACGAGAGCAATTTTTCCGATAGCTTGAACTAGTTGTGCCTTATGACTTGCACAGAATTGGTCAATCATTGCGCGACGTTCACTAGGTTCAGCTATATTTACTTTAACCTTGATGAGCTCGTGATCATCTAAGGCGCGTTCAATCTCGGTCATGACGCCTTCACTTAATCCTCGGTCGCCAATCATGACCACGGGATTGAGTTTGTGGCCGATACTGCGGAGGTGTTTTTTATCGCTTGCGCTGAATTTAGACATAATATTCTGAAACCGAAAAAGGCGTGGCTAAGTATTTTACTCGAAAGGTGTTCCAGCTGAAATATCAATTCTCGCTAATAATGGGGTGAGCGTGGTTAAACGTACTGGATCTAGTGGCGCGTGGATGAAGGAACATTTTGACGATCATTACGTCAAAATGGCCCAGAGAGATGGCTATCGCTCACGGGCGTGCTATAAATTATTGGAAATCCAAGAAAAAGATCGTCTGATTAAGCCCGGTATGAGTGTGGTTGACTTGGGCAGCGCACCGGGCGGTTGGTCGCAGGTTGCGGCTATGTTGGTGGGCCATCATGGTCAGATCTTAGCGTCTGATATTCTGGAAATGGATACCATTGCTGGCGTTGAGTTTATTCAAGGCGACTTTACTGAAGAAAGTGTCTTTAATGAATTGATGGCTTTTTTGGGGAATCAGAAGGCTGACCTTGTAATTTCAGATATGGCCCCCAATATGAGTGGTATGAGGGATGTTGATCAGCCGCAGTCTATGTACTTATGTGAGCTGGCTTTGGATATGGCTAGCTCAGTATTACGTCCAGGTGGTGGATTTGTCACCAAAATATTTCAGGGGGAGGGTTTTGATCAGTATATGCGCCTTCTTCGAGAGCAGTTTAGCAAGGTAGTTACTCGTAAGCCGGCGGCGTCTAGGCCGAGGTCACGAGAGGTTTACCTAGTAGCCACTGGTCTACGCGGCTAATTATTGCGTAGAGGGTGCCCAATTAATGTAGTAGAGTGGGCAAATGTCGGGGTTGATTTCCCCTTTTGTGAACTTTGCGAACAGTGTAGCGTGAGGATCGGTTTTTGAACGATATGGCAAAGAATTTATTATTGTGGCTGGTTATTGCTGCTGTCTTGTTGACGGTATTCAATAACTTCAGCGTCCAGTCACCGACTGAACAGCTCAACTATTCGCAGTTCATTACTGAAGTGCAGAATGAGCGTGTTCGCAAAGTTGTTATTGATGGCTTGGTTATTAGCGGTGAGCGTAATGATAGCAGTCGTTTTGAGAGCGTGCGGCCCCTTCTTGATGACCCTAAGCTGATTGATGATTTATTAGAGCATAATGTGGTTGTAGAGGGCACCAAGCCTGAGCGCCAAAGCTTGTGGACCCAGTTGTTGGTCGCTAGTTTTCCGATTTTGATTATTCTGGCTATTTTCATGTTTTTCATGCGCCAGATGCAGGGCGGTGCTGGTGGTGGCAAGGGCGGCCCCATGGCCTTTGGGAAAAGTAAGGCTCGACTTTTAAGTGAAGACCAAATTAAGACCACCTTTGCTGATGTGGCTGGTGTGGATGAGGCCAAGGAAGATGTTCAAGAGCTTGTTGAGTTTTTGCGTGATCCAGGTAAATTTCAGCGCCTAGGTGGGCGTATCCCCCGTGGCGTATTAATGGTCGGTCCTCCGGGCACAGGTAAAACCTTGCTTGCTAAGGCGATTGCTGGCGAGGCGAAGGTGCCCTTCTTCTCAATTTCCGGCTCTGATTTTGTTGAAATGTTTGTTGGTGTTGGTGCATCTCGTGTTCGCGATATGTTTGAGCAAGCTAAAAAACAAGCGCCATGTATTATTTTCATCGATGAAATCGATGCGGTTGGTCGTCATCGCGGTGCAGGAATGGGCGGTGGTCACGATGAACGTGAGCAGACCCTAAACCAATTGCTTGTTGAGATGGATGGTTTTGAAGCGAATGACGGCGTTATTGTGATTGCCGCGACTAACCGGCCTGATGTGCTTGATCCCGCGTTACTGCGTCCGGGTCGTTTTGATCGCCAGGTTGTGGTTGGATTGCCAGATATTCGTGGTCGTGAGCAAATCTTAAAAGTTCATATGCGTAAGTTGCCTCTTGGTGATGATGTAGAAGCGTCAATTATAGCGCGGGGCACGCCAGGCTTTTCCGGTGCAGATTTAGCCAACCTTGCTAACGAAGCTGCTTTGTTTGCTGCTCGTATTAATTCTCGCTTGGTAAGTATGGCGCAGTTTAATTTAGCTAAAGATAAAATCATGATGGGCGCAGAGCGCAAATCAATGGTGATGTCTGACAAAGAAAAGCTGAATACGGCCTATCATGAGGCGGGACACGCTATTGTTGGTCGCGAAGTGCCTGAGCACGATCCTGTTTACAAAGTCAGTATTATTCCGCGAGGTCGCGCTCTGGGTGTGACTATGTTCCTGCCAGAGGAAGATCGTTATAGCTTGAGCCGTCGACACATTATTAGCCAAATTTGTTCGTTGTTTGGTGGGCGGATCGCTGAGGAAATGACCTTGGGTGTGGACGGTGTAACAACCGGGGCGTCTAACGATATACAGCGTGCTACTGATATCGCTCGTAAAATGGTTACCAAGTGGGGTTTGTCTGAAAAGATGGGTCCGCTGATGTACGATGAGGCCGAAGAAGAGGTGTTCTTGGGGCGTTCAGCCGGTCAGCAGGGTAAGAGTTTTTCTGGAGAGACCGCTCGTCAGATTGACGAAGAGGTGCGCAGAATAATTGACGAATGTTACGGTACTGCCCAAAAGATACTTGAAGATAACCGTGGTAAGCTTGATGTGATGGCTGAAGCACTGATGATGTACGAGACCATCGATGCCAAGCAGATTGACGATATAATGGCAGGGCGTAAGCCGCGTAAACCTGCAGGTTGGGATGACGATGACCGCACTGGTGGCCATAAAGCCGATGCGACTGAGAGCGAGTCAGGCTCAGAGTCCAGTGAAGATAAGAAAAATCGTCCCGAAGATCCTTTTGTTGGCTCTGTGAGTGACCACTGAGTTTGTAATGACTCCCTTGTTAAGTTCCCCGTCACCGCAGCTTCGCTGCGGTGCTCGCTTATTGGATCTAAGCGAGCCTCATGTTATGGCAATTATCAATGTTACTCCCGACTCCTTTTCTGATGGCGGTGATTACCACGCTGGTGGTTTGCTGCTAGATAAGGTATTGCGTCGTGTTGAGGAGGCTTGCGCTCAGGGGGCAACACTCATTGATATTGGTGGCGAGTCAACTCGACCTGGCGCTCAAGCGGTTGGTGTTGACGAAGAGTGTGAAAGGGTTTTGCCTGTTGTGGAGGCGATCGCTCAGCGCTTTGATGTGGTGGTTTCTGTTGATACCAGTACACCTGAAGTCATGCGAGGCGCAGCGAGCTTGGGTGCGGGTTTGATTAACGACGTGCGTGCCTTGTTACGACCCGGCGCTGAGAGTGTCGCCGCGGCGAATGGTCTCCCAGTGTGTTTAATGCATATGCATGGTGAGCCTGGTTCTATGCAGCGCAATCCAGAGTATCAAAATGTTTTTGACGAGGTTAGTGCTTTCTTGAATGATCGCATTTTGGCCTGCGAGGCAATGGGTATTGCTAGGGATCGTTTTCTAATAGACCCCGGTTTTGGTTTTGGTAAAACTGTGGCTCACAATCTTGAGTTGTTTCGACGCCTGCCTAGCTTTGTTGAAATGGGGTTCCCGGTTTTAGTTGGTTTGTCGAGAAAGTCCATGTTGGGCGCAATTACTGGGCGTGGCGTTGATGATCGTGTTGCGGCGAGTGTTGCCATGGCGGTAATGGCTGTGGAGCGCGGTGCACATATTGTGCGAGTACATGACGTAAAAGAAACGGTTGATGCAGTCAAAATGACGGCGGCTGTAATGTTTGAGAAACGGGCTAATGACTAGAAAATATTTTGGAACAGATGGCGTACGTGGTCGAGTTGGCGAAGGTGCCATTACGCCAGAGTTCGTTCTTAAACTGGGCTGGGCAGTGGGGCAGGTGTTTGCTCGTGAAGGTCGAAGCAAGGTTTTGATAGGCAAAGATACGCGTATTTCGGGTTATATGTTTGAATCTGCATTGGAGGCGGGTTTGGTTGCTGCGGGTGTGGATGTGTTGCTGTTGGGGCCAATGCCTACTCCTGCAATTGCCTACCTCACGAGGACGTTTCAAGCGCGCGCGGGAATTGTTATTAGTGCGAGTCACAACCCCTATTATGACAATGGGATAAAGTTTTTCTCCGCTGATGGGACGAAGTTGCCAGACGAACTTGAGTTGGCGATTGAAGAAGCAATTGATGTGTCAATGACAACAGTGGAATCTGCGCAGCTGGGGAAGGTCCGGCGTATAGATGATGCGGCGGGGCGGTATATAGAGTATTGCAAATCTACGGCGCAAACTGGCTTGTCTTTAGCCGGGTTAAAAATTGTTCTGGATTGCGCTAATGGAGCGACGTATCACGTTGCACCAGCTGTTTTTGCTGAATTGGGTGCTGAGGTCATTGTAATGGGGGTCTCGCCAGATGGCCTTAATATAAATGCTAACGTCGGATCGACTCATCCCACTGAATTGCAATCGAGGGTGGTTCAGG contains:
- the carB gene encoding carbamoyl-phosphate synthase large subunit; translated protein: MPKRTDIQSILILGAGPIVIGQACEFDYSGAQACKALREEGYRVILVNSNPATIMTDPSMADATYIEPVVWETVAKIIEKERPDAILPTMGGQTALNCALDLDREGVLAKYDVEMIGATKDAIDMAEDRLLFDKAMKRIGLETPRSAIAHSMEEALQVLDSIGYPAIIRPSFTMGGSGGGIAYNKEEFVEICTRGLDLSPTNELLIDESLIGWKEFEMEVVRDKNDNCIIICAIENFDPMGVHTGDSITVAPAQTLTDKEYQIMRNASCAVLREIGVETGGSNVQFGMEPHTGRLVVIEMNPRVSRSSALASKATGFPIAKVAAKLAIGYTLDELQNDITGGATPASFEPAIDYVVTKIPRFTFEKFGEAQTRLHTQMKSVGEVMAIGRTFQESLQKALRGLEVGSAGFEHQLDVDRDDARDILIAELTNPGPERIWFVADAFRAGMSVEEVFEHSWIDPWFLVQIEDIVKTENSLKTLALTDITKDLMWRLKRKGFSDQRLSVLLAVSEKQLRTLRHSLDIHPVYKRVDTCAAEFSTSTAYMYSTYEEECESQPTGRDKILVIGGGPNRIGQGIEFDYCCVHAALAMREDGYETIMVNCNPETVSTDYDISDRLYFEPVTLEDVLEIVAKEKPKGVIVQFGGQTPLKLARDLEAAGVPIIGTSPDAIDRAEDRERFQQMIERLELKQPPNTTVRSEEAALSAAAKIGYPLVVRPSYVLGGRAMEIVYKEEELQRYMREAVRVSNESPVLLDHFLNAAVEVDLDAVSDGKQVVIGAIMQHIEQAGVHSGDSACSLPPYSLSADVQNRMREIVKAMALELGVVGLMNVQLAVQDGEIYVIEVNPRASRTVPFVSKCIGVSLAKVAARCMAGTSLAAQNFTTEVIPKYFSVKEAVFPFAKFPGVDPILGPEMKSTGEVMGLGETFAEAFAKAAVGAGEVFPTSGKAFISVRDPDKEGVVAVAEQLVKQGFVLCATRGTHKVLTAAGLECKRVNKVLEGRPHIVDMVKNGDVNLIINTTEGKQAIADSSLIRRSALVNKVSYTTTLAGAEAICQALAFGEEKTVRRIQDVHEGMMQ
- the greA gene encoding transcription elongation factor GreA, producing the protein MNQVPMTVAGEQALRDELKKLKSVERPRITQAIAEARAHGDLKENAEYHAAREQQGFCEGRIQEIESKLAGVRVIDISAIPYTGKVIFGVTVTLINCETDEEVTYRIVGEDEASVKEGKISVTSPIARALIGKEEGDVAMVTAPGGIIEYEIDKVQHLAE
- the yhbY gene encoding ribosome assembly RNA-binding protein YhbY, with the protein product MSKFSASDKKHLRSIGHKLNPVVMIGDRGLSEGVMTEIERALDDHELIKVKVNIAEPSERRAMIDQFCASHKAQLVQAIGKIALVYRPAKKPNPKLSNLLRV
- the rlmE gene encoding 23S rRNA (uridine(2552)-2'-O)-methyltransferase RlmE — encoded protein: MVKRTGSSGAWMKEHFDDHYVKMAQRDGYRSRACYKLLEIQEKDRLIKPGMSVVDLGSAPGGWSQVAAMLVGHHGQILASDILEMDTIAGVEFIQGDFTEESVFNELMAFLGNQKADLVISDMAPNMSGMRDVDQPQSMYLCELALDMASSVLRPGGGFVTKIFQGEGFDQYMRLLREQFSKVVTRKPAASRPRSREVYLVATGLRG
- the ftsH gene encoding ATP-dependent zinc metalloprotease FtsH, with translation MAKNLLLWLVIAAVLLTVFNNFSVQSPTEQLNYSQFITEVQNERVRKVVIDGLVISGERNDSSRFESVRPLLDDPKLIDDLLEHNVVVEGTKPERQSLWTQLLVASFPILIILAIFMFFMRQMQGGAGGGKGGPMAFGKSKARLLSEDQIKTTFADVAGVDEAKEDVQELVEFLRDPGKFQRLGGRIPRGVLMVGPPGTGKTLLAKAIAGEAKVPFFSISGSDFVEMFVGVGASRVRDMFEQAKKQAPCIIFIDEIDAVGRHRGAGMGGGHDEREQTLNQLLVEMDGFEANDGVIVIAATNRPDVLDPALLRPGRFDRQVVVGLPDIRGREQILKVHMRKLPLGDDVEASIIARGTPGFSGADLANLANEAALFAARINSRLVSMAQFNLAKDKIMMGAERKSMVMSDKEKLNTAYHEAGHAIVGREVPEHDPVYKVSIIPRGRALGVTMFLPEEDRYSLSRRHIISQICSLFGGRIAEEMTLGVDGVTTGASNDIQRATDIARKMVTKWGLSEKMGPLMYDEAEEEVFLGRSAGQQGKSFSGETARQIDEEVRRIIDECYGTAQKILEDNRGKLDVMAEALMMYETIDAKQIDDIMAGRKPRKPAGWDDDDRTGGHKADATESESGSESSEDKKNRPEDPFVGSVSDH
- the folP gene encoding dihydropteroate synthase, translated to MTPLLSSPSPQLRCGARLLDLSEPHVMAIINVTPDSFSDGGDYHAGGLLLDKVLRRVEEACAQGATLIDIGGESTRPGAQAVGVDEECERVLPVVEAIAQRFDVVVSVDTSTPEVMRGAASLGAGLINDVRALLRPGAESVAAANGLPVCLMHMHGEPGSMQRNPEYQNVFDEVSAFLNDRILACEAMGIARDRFLIDPGFGFGKTVAHNLELFRRLPSFVEMGFPVLVGLSRKSMLGAITGRGVDDRVAASVAMAVMAVERGAHIVRVHDVKETVDAVKMTAAVMFEKRAND
- the glmM gene encoding phosphoglucosamine mutase — encoded protein: MTRKYFGTDGVRGRVGEGAITPEFVLKLGWAVGQVFAREGRSKVLIGKDTRISGYMFESALEAGLVAAGVDVLLLGPMPTPAIAYLTRTFQARAGIVISASHNPYYDNGIKFFSADGTKLPDELELAIEEAIDVSMTTVESAQLGKVRRIDDAAGRYIEYCKSTAQTGLSLAGLKIVLDCANGATYHVAPAVFAELGAEVIVMGVSPDGLNINANVGSTHPTELQSRVVQECADFGIAFDGDGDRVLFADASGDLVDGDEILYIIAAERLRRGKECSGVVGTLMSNLGFELALKALGIAFERANVGDRYVKERMNELDWQLGGENSGHIICGDVSTTGDGVVAALKVVQAVVGSGKSLHELRRPVSKFPQIMQNIRIQKPMDLNHAELRAEVDQVELELAGRGRVLLRASGTEPLVRVMVEGENAAQVADLCQRLAGKVQKLSS